The sequence GCGTAAGGCCTTTGGGAATGATACGCATGGTATTGCCGGTAAGCCCGCCACCGGTGATATGCGACAGTCCCCTGACATCGGGAGAGCCGGAAAGCGGCCCGATAACCGAAAGATAACTGCGGTGCACCTTGAGCAGCTCTTCGCCTGCCGTCCCCTCAAGCCCCTCGAAACGCTCCTGCATCCGGCCTTCAAGCACCTTTCTGGCAAGAGAGTACCCGTTTGTATGCAGACCTGTCGAGGGCAGTCCTATGAGCAGATCCCCGGCCTCGATCAATGATCCGTTGACGATTTTTTCATGATCGACAACCCCGACAATGGATCCGGCCAGATCAAAATCCGCTTCGTCATATACACCGGGCATTTCAGCCGTTTCACCGCCGATAAGCGCACATCCGTTCTGGCGACAGGCGTTCACCATCCCGGTAACGACCCCGGCCGCAATTGCGGGAGTCAGCTTGCCACAGGCATAGTAGTCGAGGAAAAAAAGCGGTTTTGCTCCACAGACAGCAATATCGTTGACGCAGTGGTTGACGAGGCATGAGCCGACGGTATCGTAGATACCGAGTTCGATAGCGATCTTCAGCTTGGTGCCTACACCGTCGATACTGCTGACAAGCACCGGTTTGTTGTATCCTGAAAAATCAGGCTGAAAAAAACCGCCGAAAGCACCGATATCGGTTATGACATTCGGCGTAAAGGTCTGACGAACCTGAGGCTTGATCATTCGGACAAACTCTTCGCCCGCACTGATATCGACTCCGGCTTTCTTGTAATCCATGATAACGTACTCTTATTTTTATGCGTTAAACGGCAAAGCGCCATCAAGAAGTTCCTGCCGGTTTTTCGAAAATTCCGGCGGTCTCCTCTCCAGAAAAGAACTCGTGATGCAGCGTGTTGACCGCCCTCTCGACATCATTCTCTTCAACCACAAAACCCACATTTATTTCAGAGGCGCCCTGCGAGATCATTCTGAGATTGACATCCCTCAGCGAACTGAAAATCCTTCCGGCAACACCCTTAGACATCCTGAGGTTATCACCGACAACGCTGACCGTAGCTACGCGATGCTCGATATCGACCTGGCCGAGAACCCTTAGGTCCTGCAGAAGCTCTTCGCTGAAACATGTATCGTCCACAGTAACGGAAACCGAAACCTCACTGGACGAAATCATTTCGATCGAAACCCCGTACCGCGAAAAAGCTCCGAACAATTCAGCCATGAATCCATATCGTCCCAGCATTCGGTTTGAACGGACATTGATGATGCACTGACCTTTCTTGACGGCAATCGACTTCACAAGACCTCCGTAACTCATGCCGGAAAGCCGCTCCGTATCGTCGGTTATGAGCGTGCCTTTCGCATCGGGATGCCAGGTGTTGAGTACCCAGACCGGAATATTCTTCTCGACGGCAGGCGCGATGGTATCGGGATGCAGCACTTTCGCGCCGAGATAGGCAAGTTCGGCCGCTTCGCTGAAGGTCATGATCCTGATGCTGCGGGCTTCGGGAACAAGCCTGGGATCACAGGTCATCACGCCGTCAACATCGGTCCATATCTGAATGGCGTTTGCGTTAAGCCAGGCGCCGAGAAGTGCCGCGGAATAATCCGACCCTCCCCTACCAAGCGTAGTCGTTCGTCCGTTAAGGGCCGCTCCTATATAGCCCTGGGTAATGACAATAGTCCCTGCATCGAGCAGCGGACTGATGATGGCTCCGGCATTCTCCCGACAGATATCGCCAAGCGGACGGGCAAAACCGTGATTATCATCGGTGATCATCACCCTGCGGACATCGAGCCACTCGGCATCATGCCCCTGCTCTTTCATGGCTGCGGCAAAAATCGTGGTAGAAAGCAGCTCTCCGAAAGAGCAGAACGTATCTTTCGAGCGTTCCGTCAGTTCCCCGACAATATCGACGCCTCGGGCAAGCATTTCCAGCCCGGCCACATACTCCTCAACTTTTGCCTCAAGCTCCGCCTGCAGCTCGGGAGCCTGAATCAGCTCGGCCGTCAGATCAATATGATGCTGACGAACCTCTCCGGCAAGCAGAAGCGCTTCATCCAGAGCGCTACGGCCCGAAGCCTCTGCGAGACGGACAAGCTTGTTGGTAATGCCGCTGCAAGCGCTGAGTACGACAAGAGGAGCCCCGTTCAGTTTCTCACGGACAACGAGATCTATTGCCTGCTGCATCGCTCTGGCGTTACCTACAGAGGTCCCGCCGAA comes from Chlorobium limicola DSM 245 and encodes:
- the purM gene encoding phosphoribosylformylglycinamidine cyclo-ligase, with amino-acid sequence MDYKKAGVDISAGEEFVRMIKPQVRQTFTPNVITDIGAFGGFFQPDFSGYNKPVLVSSIDGVGTKLKIAIELGIYDTVGSCLVNHCVNDIAVCGAKPLFFLDYYACGKLTPAIAAGVVTGMVNACRQNGCALIGGETAEMPGVYDEADFDLAGSIVGVVDHEKIVNGSLIEAGDLLIGLPSTGLHTNGYSLARKVLEGRMQERFEGLEGTAGEELLKVHRSYLSVIGPLSGSPDVRGLSHITGGGLTGNTMRIIPKGLTLSVDWNSWPEPAIFDIIRKAGDVPEEDMRRTFNLGIGLVMVIRQEGAQCMMEYLKSIGEIAYIIGSVTTT
- the lysC gene encoding lysine-sensitive aspartokinase 3 produces the protein MAVMKFGGTSVGNARAMQQAIDLVVREKLNGAPLVVLSACSGITNKLVRLAEASGRSALDEALLLAGEVRQHHIDLTAELIQAPELQAELEAKVEEYVAGLEMLARGVDIVGELTERSKDTFCSFGELLSTTIFAAAMKEQGHDAEWLDVRRVMITDDNHGFARPLGDICRENAGAIISPLLDAGTIVITQGYIGAALNGRTTTLGRGGSDYSAALLGAWLNANAIQIWTDVDGVMTCDPRLVPEARSIRIMTFSEAAELAYLGAKVLHPDTIAPAVEKNIPVWVLNTWHPDAKGTLITDDTERLSGMSYGGLVKSIAVKKGQCIINVRSNRMLGRYGFMAELFGAFSRYGVSIEMISSSEVSVSVTVDDTCFSEELLQDLRVLGQVDIEHRVATVSVVGDNLRMSKGVAGRIFSSLRDVNLRMISQGASEINVGFVVEENDVERAVNTLHHEFFSGEETAGIFEKPAGTS